Proteins from a single region of Streptomyces spectabilis:
- a CDS encoding DNA-3-methyladenine glycosylase — protein sequence MIAGPDRTPLPREFFDRPVLEVAPDLLGRVLVRNSPEGPIELRLTEVEAYAGEADPGSHAYRGRTARNDVMFGPPGHAYVYFTYGMWHCLNFVCGPEGAASGVLLRAGEVIEGAELARKRRLSARNDKELAKGPARLATALDVDRALNGADVCAGPEAPLSILAGIPTHPDQVKNGPRTGVGGEGSVHPWRFWEANDPTVSPYRAHTPRRRRT from the coding sequence ATGATCGCGGGACCTGACCGTACGCCCCTGCCCAGAGAGTTCTTCGACCGGCCTGTCCTGGAGGTGGCCCCCGACCTGCTCGGCCGCGTCCTCGTCCGCAATTCGCCGGAGGGCCCGATCGAGCTGCGCCTGACAGAGGTCGAGGCGTACGCGGGGGAGGCGGACCCGGGCTCCCACGCCTATCGGGGCCGCACCGCTCGCAACGACGTGATGTTCGGCCCGCCCGGACACGCGTACGTGTACTTCACCTACGGCATGTGGCACTGCCTCAACTTCGTGTGCGGCCCGGAGGGCGCCGCGAGCGGAGTGCTGCTGCGCGCGGGAGAGGTCATCGAAGGCGCCGAGCTGGCTCGCAAACGTCGACTCTCGGCCCGAAATGACAAGGAACTGGCCAAAGGCCCCGCCCGCCTGGCCACGGCCCTCGATGTGGACCGTGCCCTCAACGGCGCCGACGTCTGCGCGGGCCCCGAGGCGCCGCTCAGCATCCTCGCCGGGATACCCACCCACCCCGACCAGGTCAAGAACGGCCCTCGAACCGGAGTCGGCGGCGAGGGCAGCGTCCACCCGTGGCGCTTCTGGGAGGCCAACGACCCCACGGTCAGCCCTTATCGGGCCCATACGCCCCGCCGCCGCCGAACTTGA
- a CDS encoding sporulation protein, translating to MGFKKLLASLGAGGASVETVLTEANVVPGGVVQGEVRIQGGSVDQRIEGLAVGLQARVEVEGNDQEFKQDVEFTKQRLGGAFELKANAVHAVPFGLDIPWETPITHFAGRELHGMNIGVTTELAIARAVDSGDLDPIHVHPLPAQQAVLDAFGQLGFRFKSADMEKGHIRGTRQKLPFYQEIEFFPPEQYRGLNQVELSFVADDREMDVVLEMDKKPGLFSEGSDSYKSFKVGLHDFQGTDWAAYLNAWLSEVGSRRNWF from the coding sequence ATGGGATTCAAGAAACTCCTTGCGAGTCTGGGTGCCGGCGGCGCGTCCGTCGAGACCGTGCTGACCGAGGCCAACGTGGTGCCGGGCGGTGTCGTCCAGGGCGAGGTGCGCATCCAGGGCGGCTCCGTCGACCAGCGGATCGAGGGACTGGCCGTGGGCCTGCAGGCCCGGGTCGAGGTCGAGGGCAACGACCAGGAGTTCAAGCAGGACGTCGAGTTCACCAAGCAGCGCCTCGGCGGTGCCTTCGAGCTGAAGGCGAACGCGGTGCACGCGGTGCCGTTCGGCCTCGACATTCCCTGGGAGACGCCGATCACCCACTTCGCCGGGCGCGAGCTGCACGGCATGAACATCGGTGTGACGACGGAGCTGGCGATCGCCCGCGCCGTGGACTCCGGTGACCTGGACCCGATCCACGTGCACCCGCTGCCCGCGCAGCAGGCCGTCCTGGACGCCTTCGGGCAGCTGGGCTTCCGCTTCAAGAGCGCCGACATGGAGAAGGGGCACATCCGCGGCACGCGGCAGAAGCTGCCGTTCTACCAGGAGATCGAGTTCTTCCCGCCGGAGCAGTACCGCGGTCTGAACCAGGTCGAGCTGAGCTTCGTCGCGGACGACCGCGAGATGGACGTCGTCCTGGAGATGGACAAGAAGCCCGGCCTGTTCAGCGAGGGCAGCGACTCCTACAAGTCGTTCAAGGTCGGTCTCCACGACTTCCAGGGCACGGACTGGGCCGCGTAT